The following coding sequences lie in one Stigmatopora nigra isolate UIUO_SnigA chromosome 4, RoL_Snig_1.1, whole genome shotgun sequence genomic window:
- the LOC144195456 gene encoding large ribosomal subunit protein uL29 codes for MAKIKARDLRGKKKEELLKQLDDLKNELSQLRVAKVTGGAASKLSKIRVVRKSIARVLTVINQTQKENLRKFYKGKKYKPLDLRPKKTRAMRRRLTKHEESLRTRKQQRKDLHYSMRKFAVKA; via the exons ATG GCCAAGATTAAGGCAAGAGATCTTCGGGGTAAGAAAAAGGAGGAGCTGCTCAAGCAGCTTGATGACCTGAAAAATGAGCTGTCACAGCTCCGTGTGGCCAAAGTAACTGGTGGAGCTGCGTCTAAGCTGTCCAAGAT CCGCGTTGTCCGCAAATCTATCGCCAGAGTTCTGACAGTCATCAACCAGACTCAGAAAGAGAATCTGAGGAAATTCTACAAG GGCAAGAAATACAAGCCCTTGGATCTGAGACCCAAGAAGACCAGAGCCATGCGTCGCCGCCTCACCAAACATGAAGAGAGTCTGCGCACAAGGAAACAGCAGAGGAAAGATCTCCACTACTCGATGCGCAAATTTGCTGTCAAAGCCTAG